A single genomic interval of Bacillus smithii harbors:
- the resA gene encoding thiol-disulfide oxidoreductase ResA, translating into MDKKKRRLLVRTIILLILAAAVGYTLYANLTRDEKGSVQKGDQAPDFVLKDLHGKEHKLSDYKGKGVFLNFWGTWCEPCKKEMPDLEKVGKEYKSKGVEILAVNVGEPDLVVKKFAEQYHLTFPIMIDGNKEVLRAYGVDPLPTTFLIDSKGRVKEVIIGGLQNEEQVREKLAEIKP; encoded by the coding sequence GTGGATAAAAAGAAAAGACGCCTTTTGGTACGGACGATCATTCTCCTCATCTTAGCCGCTGCAGTTGGCTATACACTTTATGCCAATTTAACAAGAGATGAGAAAGGGTCCGTTCAAAAGGGGGATCAAGCCCCTGATTTTGTCTTGAAAGATTTGCATGGGAAAGAACATAAGCTTTCTGATTACAAAGGAAAAGGAGTTTTTCTTAATTTTTGGGGGACATGGTGCGAGCCATGCAAAAAAGAAATGCCGGATTTGGAAAAAGTAGGAAAAGAGTATAAAAGCAAAGGAGTAGAAATCCTCGCTGTCAATGTCGGTGAACCTGATTTAGTAGTAAAAAAATTTGCCGAACAATACCATCTCACATTTCCAATCATGATTGATGGCAATAAGGAGGTGCTGAGAGCGTACGGAGTCGATCCTTTGCCGACTACTTTTCTTATTGATTCAAAAGGAAGAGTGAAAGAAGTCATCATCGGCGGGCTTCAAAATGAGGAACAAGTGCGAGAAAAATTGGCGGAAATTAAACCATAA
- a CDS encoding pseudouridine synthase: protein MERLQKVIAQAGFASRRKAEQLIVEGKVKVNGEVVTELGTKVSDSDKIEVEGIPVEREEKVYFLLYKPRGVISSVRDDKGRKTVIDFFPHVDKRIYPIGRLDYDTSGLLLLTNDGEFANLLMHPRYKIEKTYIAKLKGIPPRPTLKQLEKGVELEDGMTAPAKVKFLSGDRKKNTAIVEITIHEGRNRQVRRMFEKIGYPVLKLRRERFAFLTLQGLNAGEFRELSPHEVKQLRELALRGE, encoded by the coding sequence ATGGAAAGATTGCAAAAGGTGATTGCTCAGGCAGGATTTGCTTCAAGAAGAAAAGCCGAGCAGCTGATAGTAGAAGGAAAAGTAAAAGTAAATGGAGAAGTAGTTACGGAACTTGGTACGAAAGTTTCAGACAGCGATAAGATTGAAGTAGAAGGGATTCCTGTTGAAAGGGAAGAAAAAGTGTATTTTCTGCTGTACAAACCTAGAGGTGTGATTTCTTCGGTTCGAGATGATAAAGGACGGAAAACGGTGATCGATTTCTTTCCTCATGTGGACAAGAGGATTTATCCAATTGGACGTCTTGACTATGATACTTCAGGCCTGTTGTTGTTGACGAATGACGGAGAATTCGCCAATCTGCTCATGCATCCTCGCTATAAAATAGAAAAGACTTATATTGCCAAACTGAAAGGCATTCCTCCTCGTCCAACCTTAAAGCAGTTGGAAAAAGGGGTGGAATTGGAAGACGGGATGACGGCACCCGCTAAAGTCAAATTCTTAAGCGGCGACCGCAAAAAGAATACCGCCATTGTTGAAATCACGATTCATGAAGGAAGAAACAGGCAAGTTAGACGAATGTTTGAAAAAATTGGCTATCCTGTATTGAAATTAAGAAGAGAACGTTTTGCTTTTTTGACGCTGCAAGGTTTAAATGCCGGAGAGTTTCGTGAATTATCTCCTCATGAAGTGAAGCAGCTGAGAGAACTGGCGCTGAGAGGAGAATGA
- a CDS encoding spore maturation protein, with amino-acid sequence MQWISAISLWLIPFIIGFILLYGTMKKVPTYETFVEGGKEGIQMAFSIIPYLVGMMVSIGIFRASGALEFLVGCIKPLLLKAGIPPEIIPLALIRPISGNAALGMMTDLISTHGPDSYIGRLASVIQGSTDTTMYVLTVYFGAVGVKKMGDALKVGLLADLAGFIVAIIVVTLVFGS; translated from the coding sequence ATGCAGTGGATATCCGCCATATCCTTATGGCTCATTCCTTTTATTATAGGTTTTATATTACTGTACGGAACAATGAAAAAAGTACCGACGTATGAAACGTTCGTGGAAGGTGGGAAAGAAGGGATTCAAATGGCTTTTTCCATTATTCCTTATTTAGTGGGGATGATGGTGTCGATAGGCATTTTTCGGGCATCCGGCGCTCTGGAATTTTTGGTTGGCTGCATAAAACCCTTATTGTTAAAAGCAGGGATTCCACCTGAAATCATTCCTCTTGCCTTAATTAGACCGATTTCCGGCAATGCGGCGCTTGGAATGATGACCGATTTGATTTCGACTCACGGCCCTGATTCGTATATTGGCCGATTAGCTTCGGTAATTCAAGGAAGCACGGATACAACGATGTACGTTTTGACTGTTTATTTTGGAGCCGTTGGGGTAAAAAAAATGGGGGATGCCTTAAAAGTCGGACTTTTGGCCGATTTGGCGGGATTTATAGTGGCTATCATCGTGGTGACTCTCGTTTTTGGTTCCTGA
- a CDS encoding nucleoside recognition domain-containing protein, whose product MVNYIWVGMTIIGLLFAMVNGNMDKVNEAIFETAGQAVTLCIGLISVLVFWLGMMRIAQESGLLDKMSKAFRPLVRRLFPEVPPDHPALGYIVSNMMANLFGLGNAATPLGIKAMEQLKKLNGGKEAASRSMITFLAINTSSITLIPTTVIAVRITYHSSSPTEIVGPTLVSTVFSAIFGILIDRYFYYRRKNGVK is encoded by the coding sequence ATGGTTAACTATATATGGGTAGGAATGACGATCATTGGCTTGCTGTTTGCGATGGTGAATGGAAATATGGATAAAGTGAATGAAGCCATCTTCGAAACAGCCGGCCAAGCAGTCACGTTGTGCATTGGATTGATCAGTGTATTAGTATTTTGGCTCGGCATGATGAGAATTGCCCAAGAATCCGGTTTGCTTGATAAAATGTCCAAAGCCTTTCGCCCGCTCGTGAGGCGGCTTTTTCCCGAAGTGCCTCCCGACCATCCTGCATTAGGATATATTGTATCCAATATGATGGCCAATTTATTCGGACTTGGGAATGCAGCAACACCCCTTGGAATAAAAGCGATGGAGCAGTTGAAAAAGTTGAATGGCGGAAAGGAGGCAGCCAGCCGCTCGATGATTACATTTTTGGCTATTAATACATCGAGCATTACCTTGATTCCTACGACGGTAATCGCGGTCCGTATCACTTACCATTCTTCCTCGCCGACTGAAATTGTTGGTCCAACATTGGTTTCCACTGTATTTTCCGCTATTTTTGGCATTTTAATTGACCGGTATTTTTATTATCGAAGGAAAAACGGAGTGAAATAA
- a CDS encoding D-alanyl-D-alanine carboxypeptidase family protein, with protein sequence MKRSLVYICFSLLLLVPLWPKPVEAKLSISAKSAVLMDQNSGRILYEKDPHEIKRIASITKIMTAIVAIESGKLNDTVKVSKRAVHTEGSSLYLQPGEKIKLKDLVYGLMLRSGNDAAVAIAEHVGGSVEGFVFLMNQKAKEIGMKNTHFSNPHGLDDSDDHFSTAYDMALLTKYAMQNKTYRKIAGTKVYKVPDPRGDWDRVWKNKNKLLTEKYPYSTGGKTGYTKKAKRTLVSTAQKGDFDLIAVTLDDPNDWDDHIKMFDYAFDRYDPKVVLPKGKIDEVKNSFYKGRVYTKKEVVLPLTKKEEKKVEVNYELLKPKKAWKKGRNVPSLVGRAVVYFDHRQVRSIPIYFEPVKTEKKGWIQYWKDLFAMQMGVKSNG encoded by the coding sequence ATGAAAAGGAGTTTGGTTTACATATGTTTCTCCCTTTTGCTGCTTGTTCCTTTATGGCCCAAGCCGGTAGAGGCGAAACTATCGATCAGCGCTAAAAGCGCCGTTTTGATGGATCAAAACAGCGGCCGTATATTATATGAGAAAGACCCCCACGAGATTAAGCGGATTGCCAGCATTACGAAAATCATGACGGCCATAGTGGCAATTGAATCCGGAAAATTAAATGATACAGTCAAAGTGTCTAAGCGTGCCGTTCATACAGAAGGCTCTTCCCTATATTTACAACCAGGAGAAAAAATAAAACTGAAAGACCTTGTTTATGGATTAATGCTTAGATCAGGAAATGACGCAGCTGTTGCGATTGCGGAACACGTGGGGGGAAGCGTAGAAGGATTCGTTTTTCTCATGAATCAAAAAGCGAAAGAGATCGGCATGAAAAACACTCATTTTTCGAATCCACACGGTCTTGATGATTCGGATGATCATTTTTCTACGGCTTACGATATGGCGTTGTTAACGAAATATGCAATGCAAAATAAAACCTATCGGAAAATTGCAGGTACAAAAGTGTACAAAGTGCCTGACCCCAGGGGGGATTGGGACAGGGTCTGGAAAAATAAAAACAAACTGTTGACGGAAAAATATCCATATAGTACGGGCGGAAAAACAGGATATACCAAAAAAGCGAAAAGGACGCTTGTATCTACTGCCCAAAAAGGAGACTTTGATTTAATTGCCGTCACTTTGGATGATCCAAATGATTGGGATGATCATATAAAAATGTTTGACTATGCATTTGATCGTTACGATCCAAAAGTAGTTTTGCCAAAAGGAAAAATTGACGAAGTAAAAAATTCTTTTTATAAAGGACGAGTTTACACAAAGAAAGAAGTGGTACTGCCTCTCACCAAAAAAGAAGAAAAAAAAGTAGAAGTGAATTATGAATTGCTAAAGCCTAAAAAGGCTTGGAAAAAAGGCCGAAATGTGCCTTCATTAGTAGGTCGGGCTGTTGTCTATTTTGATCATCGTCAAGTTCGGTCCATTCCGATTTACTTTGAACCAGTCAAAACAGAGAAAAAAGGTTGGATACAGTACTGGAAAGACTTGTTTGCGATGCAGATGGGCGTGAAATCAAATGGTTAA
- the scpB gene encoding SMC-Scp complex subunit ScpB — MELIHWKSILESLLFAAGDEGLTLKQIADVLEIEEFEAMDIVNDLKQEYENNEQRGLQIIEWAHTFQLATKKENAPYLKKMVETARPQSLSQAALETLAIVAYKQPITKVEIEEIRGVQTERPIQTLISKGLIKEVGRKESPGRPILYGTTNEFLDYFGLKDLNELPPLRQPEEEEYQQDADLFFEKFQETLQIEE; from the coding sequence TTGGAATTGATTCATTGGAAAAGCATCTTAGAGAGTTTGCTTTTTGCTGCCGGAGACGAAGGATTGACGTTAAAGCAAATCGCGGATGTATTGGAAATTGAAGAATTCGAAGCCATGGACATTGTCAATGATCTGAAGCAAGAATATGAAAACAATGAACAACGAGGATTACAGATCATCGAGTGGGCCCATACGTTCCAGCTTGCTACTAAAAAAGAAAACGCTCCTTATTTAAAAAAGATGGTTGAAACGGCGCGGCCTCAGTCATTGTCGCAAGCGGCGCTGGAAACGCTGGCCATCGTCGCTTATAAACAACCCATAACGAAAGTAGAGATTGAGGAGATTCGCGGCGTCCAAACGGAGCGTCCTATTCAGACGCTCATATCGAAAGGATTGATAAAAGAAGTCGGAAGAAAAGAAAGCCCGGGAAGACCGATTTTGTACGGCACTACAAATGAGTTTCTCGACTACTTCGGACTGAAAGATTTAAACGAATTGCCACCGCTCCGTCAGCCTGAGGAAGAGGAATATCAGCAGGATGCGGATTTATTTTTTGAAAAATTCCAGGAAACATTACAAATTGAAGAATAA
- a CDS encoding segregation/condensation protein A: MQINVKVEGFEGPLDLLLHLIQHLEIDIYDIPMAEITEQYMLYIHTMKELELDVASEYLVMAATLLAIKSKMLLPKQEEEIVEDIEDWEPEDPREELVTKLIEYKQFKEAAKLLKEKEAERGQIFTKPPADLSSYAKEEAPLKDLQVTVYDMIAAYHKMLRRKKLKRPLSAKIAREEIPIEEKMDEILKTLRSTGKRQKFSELFSDTGKEVIVVTFLAILELMKRNEIVAEQDENFSEIFLAVKGGS, from the coding sequence ATGCAGATTAATGTAAAAGTTGAAGGGTTTGAAGGGCCTTTAGATTTGCTTCTTCATTTAATCCAGCATCTGGAAATAGATATTTATGACATTCCAATGGCGGAAATTACAGAGCAATATATGCTGTATATTCATACGATGAAAGAGCTCGAGCTCGATGTAGCCAGCGAATATTTAGTCATGGCGGCAACGCTGTTAGCGATAAAGAGTAAAATGCTGCTTCCAAAGCAAGAAGAAGAAATCGTCGAAGACATTGAGGATTGGGAACCGGAAGATCCTCGAGAAGAACTAGTGACAAAGTTGATAGAATATAAACAATTTAAAGAGGCAGCCAAGCTGTTAAAAGAAAAGGAAGCAGAAAGAGGACAAATCTTCACGAAACCTCCGGCAGACTTATCGTCCTATGCCAAAGAGGAGGCTCCGCTGAAAGATTTACAGGTCACCGTATATGATATGATCGCCGCTTATCACAAAATGCTCCGGAGGAAAAAACTGAAACGGCCACTTTCGGCCAAAATTGCCAGAGAAGAAATTCCGATTGAAGAAAAAATGGATGAAATTTTAAAGACGCTGCGCTCAACCGGAAAACGGCAAAAATTTTCCGAATTATTCTCTGATACCGGCAAAGAAGTGATCGTCGTGACGTTTTTGGCTATCTTGGAGTTGATGAAAAGAAACGAAATAGTGGCGGAGCAGGATGAAAATTTTTCGGAAATTTTCTTGGCAGTGAAAGGAGGATCATAA
- a CDS encoding DUF309 domain-containing protein, with translation MTYPVSYLLYLAHFHLDHDYFECHEILEEYWKNETQQKRDSVWVLLIQIAVSCYHHRRGNFKGAGKLLSKVQTQLKKNRKELFQLGIDPDRLSHLLLSRYQDILNQKEFRPFALPLNNPNVKNQYMQLARQFSISNWSDIRNRKYIVNRHSLRDRSSIIENRLKSLEKRHNSGAPAWKKC, from the coding sequence TTGACCTATCCCGTTTCTTACTTATTGTATTTAGCCCATTTTCATCTGGATCATGATTACTTTGAATGTCATGAAATATTAGAAGAATATTGGAAAAATGAAACACAACAAAAACGCGACTCCGTTTGGGTCTTGCTGATTCAAATTGCCGTTTCCTGCTATCACCATCGCCGTGGAAATTTCAAGGGGGCCGGTAAATTGCTGTCGAAGGTCCAAACACAGCTGAAAAAAAATCGAAAAGAACTCTTTCAGCTCGGAATCGATCCGGACCGTCTTTCACATTTACTTTTATCCCGTTATCAAGACATTCTGAATCAGAAAGAGTTTCGGCCGTTTGCTCTCCCATTGAACAATCCCAACGTGAAAAATCAGTATATGCAATTAGCCCGACAATTTTCTATTTCCAACTGGAGTGACATCCGCAATAGAAAGTACATTGTCAACCGACATTCGCTGCGAGATCGTTCCAGTATCATTGAGAACCGTCTGAAGTCACTGGAAAAGCGGCATAATTCCGGTGCTCCCGCATGGAAAAAATGCTGA
- a CDS encoding GNAT family N-acetyltransferase: protein MLIRYKKSFEKIAMGLLSFMPNEKDVKKLQQTMKTYETDDQWQLYLWKKEDKEDIVGVVGIQLKEGNIAEIQHICVNPSYRQEGIGKAMLKALKELHSDKQLKPNEYTAAFFDNCELNEDDA from the coding sequence ATGCTTATTCGTTATAAAAAGTCTTTTGAAAAAATTGCAATGGGCTTGTTATCGTTCATGCCTAATGAAAAGGACGTTAAAAAGCTACAGCAAACCATGAAAACATACGAAACTGATGATCAATGGCAGCTGTATTTATGGAAAAAAGAAGATAAAGAAGATATTGTCGGAGTCGTTGGAATTCAACTAAAAGAAGGAAATATTGCTGAAATTCAACATATTTGCGTCAATCCTTCCTATCGTCAAGAAGGAATCGGAAAAGCGATGCTGAAAGCTCTCAAAGAACTTCACAGCGATAAGCAGCTGAAACCCAACGAGTATACAGCTGCGTTCTTCGATAATTGCGAGTTAAATGAAGATGATGCTTAA
- the lysA gene encoding diaminopimelate decarboxylase, with the protein MVEHASAAINEKGHLVFGGADVVELAKTYGTPLYVYDVAMIRNRARGFKNTFERLGVKAQVAYASKAFSSIAMLQLADQEGLSLDVVSAGELYTAIKADFPRKKIHFHGNNKSEEELEMALDYEIGCIVVDNFYELELLQQLCKKKDKQVNVLLRVTPGVEAHTHDYILTGQEDSKFGFDLNSGQSEDALKMALRSPYLNVLGLHCHIGSQIFETTGFKLAAKKLLTKMAEWKEKYQFQPEVLNLGGGFGIRYTSEDDPLEPSRYVEEIIHEVKQQTELLHLTMPEIWIEPGRSLVGDAGMTLYTIGSMKDIPEVRKYMAIDGGMSDNIRPALYDAKYEAVIANRMNDPVEETVSVAGKCCESGDMLIWDLPVPKPNHKDILAVFCTGAYGYSMANNYNRIPRPAVIFVENGEARLVIKRESYEDLVKLDLPLTVSVENA; encoded by the coding sequence ATGGTAGAACATGCTTCAGCTGCCATTAATGAGAAAGGGCATTTAGTATTTGGCGGCGCAGATGTGGTAGAATTGGCGAAAACATACGGTACACCGCTGTATGTATATGATGTTGCCATGATCCGAAACAGGGCGCGCGGATTTAAAAATACATTTGAACGGTTGGGGGTTAAGGCTCAGGTTGCCTACGCCAGCAAGGCATTTTCTTCCATCGCCATGCTTCAGCTGGCAGATCAGGAAGGACTTTCGCTTGACGTTGTTTCTGCCGGTGAGCTGTACACGGCTATTAAAGCGGATTTTCCACGTAAAAAAATTCATTTTCATGGCAATAACAAAAGCGAAGAAGAGTTGGAGATGGCGCTTGATTACGAGATCGGGTGCATTGTCGTTGATAATTTTTATGAACTTGAACTCTTGCAGCAATTATGCAAAAAGAAAGACAAACAAGTAAATGTTTTGCTGCGCGTGACGCCTGGAGTGGAAGCTCATACTCATGACTATATTTTAACAGGGCAGGAAGATTCCAAATTTGGGTTTGATTTAAACAGCGGACAAAGCGAAGATGCGCTGAAAATGGCCCTTCGCTCACCTTATTTAAATGTTCTTGGTCTTCATTGCCACATCGGTTCACAAATATTCGAAACGACCGGGTTTAAGCTGGCGGCCAAAAAATTGTTGACCAAAATGGCGGAATGGAAAGAAAAGTATCAGTTTCAGCCTGAAGTTCTTAATTTAGGCGGTGGGTTCGGCATAAGATATACGAGCGAGGATGATCCGCTGGAACCGTCCCGCTATGTGGAAGAAATTATCCACGAAGTGAAACAGCAGACGGAGCTTCTTCATTTAACAATGCCGGAAATTTGGATTGAGCCGGGGCGTTCTCTTGTGGGAGATGCCGGAATGACATTGTATACAATCGGTTCAATGAAGGATATTCCTGAAGTGAGGAAATATATGGCCATTGATGGGGGAATGTCGGATAATATTCGGCCGGCTCTTTACGATGCCAAATATGAGGCTGTCATTGCCAATCGGATGAATGATCCTGTAGAAGAAACGGTATCCGTTGCGGGAAAATGCTGCGAGTCTGGCGATATGCTGATATGGGACTTGCCTGTTCCAAAACCGAACCATAAAGACATTTTAGCCGTTTTTTGTACGGGAGCATATGGTTATTCCATGGCCAACAATTATAATCGAATTCCACGGCCGGCTGTGATATTTGTCGAAAACGGAGAAGCGCGTCTTGTGATCAAAAGGGAAAGCTATGAAGATTTGGTGAAATTAGACTTACCGCTAACTGTTTCCGTTGAAAACGCATAA
- a CDS encoding spore germination protein — protein MGKQDLNTKTTIPKDLSHLEEMMKERVGLGTSFDLGVRKLKIIRKNVHLYYVNGLCDTSFITGILMFLTRLNDTERNTIRVKEIVENRIVNQSVQKVKTIDEMVDQVLSGLVAILVEGEEEAFIVDVRHYPGRQPEEPDTEKVVRGSRDGYVENIIMNTALTRRRIRDERLRFELLKIGERSKTDVAIGYIKDVANPDLVNVIRQELENINIDGLPMADKIVEEFLLKQGYTPYPLVRYTERADIASAHLLEGHVMIIVDTSPSVILTPATFFHHVQHAEEYREAAAVGTFVRWTRFIGIFISIFLLPLWYLCVKDPSLLPDQIDYIGPHKKSHIPVVVQLFLADMGIEFFRIAAIHTPTPLSTAMGLIAAVMIGDIAVEVGLFVPEVILYVSVAAIGTFTTPSYELSIANTLARMFLLIMVVLFKVPGFVIGSTVFLIYLASIRSLNTPYLWPFIPFHPKALLNVLVRRPVPGEKIRPSIVRSQDRYKQPTKSS, from the coding sequence ATGGGAAAGCAAGATCTCAATACGAAAACCACCATTCCTAAAGACCTTTCTCATCTTGAAGAAATGATGAAAGAAAGGGTGGGATTGGGCACTAGCTTTGATCTAGGTGTTCGGAAACTAAAAATCATCAGAAAAAACGTTCATCTATATTATGTGAACGGTCTATGCGATACTTCCTTTATTACAGGTATTTTGATGTTTTTGACTCGTCTCAACGATACAGAAAGAAATACCATTCGAGTAAAAGAAATCGTGGAAAACCGAATTGTCAATCAATCGGTTCAGAAAGTGAAAACGATTGATGAAATGGTGGATCAAGTACTATCCGGGCTTGTAGCCATTTTAGTGGAAGGGGAAGAAGAGGCCTTTATTGTCGATGTTCGGCATTATCCCGGCAGACAGCCGGAAGAGCCGGACACCGAAAAAGTTGTGCGAGGCTCCCGTGATGGCTATGTGGAAAATATCATTATGAATACGGCATTAACAAGAAGGAGAATCCGTGATGAACGATTGCGGTTCGAGTTATTGAAAATAGGGGAGCGTTCCAAAACGGATGTAGCCATTGGATATATTAAAGATGTGGCTAATCCCGACTTAGTCAACGTGATCAGGCAGGAGCTTGAAAACATTAATATCGACGGCTTGCCCATGGCCGATAAAATAGTAGAAGAATTTTTGCTGAAGCAAGGCTATACCCCATATCCACTCGTTCGTTATACAGAAAGAGCTGATATCGCTTCCGCCCATTTATTGGAAGGGCATGTGATGATTATTGTGGATACATCGCCAAGCGTTATTTTAACTCCTGCAACGTTTTTCCATCATGTCCAGCATGCCGAGGAATACCGGGAGGCAGCAGCCGTAGGGACATTTGTACGATGGACGCGCTTTATCGGCATTTTTATTTCCATCTTTCTGTTGCCTCTTTGGTATTTATGTGTGAAAGATCCATCCTTGCTTCCGGATCAAATCGATTATATAGGCCCCCACAAAAAGTCGCATATTCCTGTAGTGGTTCAGCTCTTTTTAGCAGACATGGGAATCGAATTTTTCAGAATAGCGGCCATTCATACACCGACGCCGTTATCAACGGCTATGGGGCTGATTGCAGCCGTGATGATCGGTGATATTGCAGTGGAAGTTGGACTGTTTGTTCCGGAAGTCATTTTATATGTATCCGTCGCAGCCATCGGGACCTTTACGACTCCCAGCTATGAATTAAGCATTGCCAATACGTTGGCACGAATGTTTCTCCTCATTATGGTAGTCCTTTTTAAAGTTCCGGGATTTGTCATCGGCAGCACCGTTTTTCTCATCTATCTGGCCAGTATTCGTTCTTTAAATACACCTTATTTATGGCCGTTTATCCCTTTTCATCCAAAAGCGTTGTTAAATGTGTTGGTAAGGCGTCCTGTACCGGGAGAAAAAATTCGTCCGAGCATTGTTCGCTCGCAAGATCGATACAAACAGCCAACCAAATCATCATGA
- a CDS encoding stage V sporulation protein AB — protein sequence MIKEAIAAFVGLAGGLSVGGGFVAFLSVLGIVPRLTQLTKTVNKISYYEWAIVLGALFGCLISLWKVTYSFFPAFLIPIGLMYGIFIGMLAAALTEVTNVLPILAKRIGVDDQIVWLLMAIVIGKVAGSLFHWMYFARL from the coding sequence ATGATTAAAGAGGCGATAGCAGCCTTTGTCGGGCTTGCTGGTGGCTTATCTGTCGGAGGAGGATTCGTCGCTTTTCTAAGTGTGCTGGGAATTGTGCCGCGTCTTACTCAGCTGACGAAAACCGTCAATAAGATTAGCTATTATGAATGGGCGATCGTGCTTGGAGCATTGTTCGGATGTTTGATCAGTTTATGGAAAGTGACATATTCTTTTTTTCCGGCGTTTTTGATTCCAATTGGGCTTATGTACGGGATTTTTATTGGAATGCTTGCGGCTGCGCTGACAGAAGTCACGAACGTGTTGCCGATTTTAGCGAAAAGAATAGGCGTTGATGATCAAATCGTATGGCTATTAATGGCGATCGTGATAGGAAAAGTGGCCGGATCGCTGTTTCATTGGATGTATTTTGCCCGGCTATAG
- a CDS encoding stage V sporulation protein AA, with protein MEKTIYIRMRNKLQCPELQKLLLKDLAQIIAPEPYLNTLQNLPIYQIRKEDKNFIIIDVIKVIDQVLKVFPQADVQTIGPAQTIVEVIYKKKKASPLLFISVWLLLFIGAAFTIMNFHEDVSMGKVHRELYRIITGKEDQNPLIFQIPYSLGLGVGMILFFNHVFQKRINEEPSPLEVEMFNYQQDLDQYMIVHENKESMKELKDD; from the coding sequence ATGGAAAAAACAATCTACATTCGGATGAGAAACAAGCTACAATGTCCCGAGTTGCAAAAACTATTATTAAAAGATCTTGCTCAAATTATTGCTCCAGAACCGTATTTGAACACTTTGCAAAACTTGCCCATTTATCAGATTAGAAAAGAGGATAAAAATTTTATTATTATCGATGTCATCAAGGTAATTGATCAAGTTTTGAAAGTATTTCCACAGGCAGATGTTCAGACCATCGGGCCGGCTCAGACGATTGTAGAAGTGATTTATAAGAAAAAGAAAGCTTCCCCGCTCTTGTTTATCAGCGTCTGGCTGCTGTTATTTATCGGAGCGGCTTTTACCATTATGAACTTTCATGAAGATGTGAGCATGGGAAAAGTTCATAGGGAGCTGTATCGAATTATCACGGGAAAAGAGGATCAAAATCCGCTGATTTTCCAAATTCCGTACTCGCTTGGTTTAGGTGTGGGAATGATTTTATTCTTCAATCATGTCTTTCAAAAACGGATTAACGAAGAACCGAGCCCTTTGGAAGTCGAAATGTTCAATTACCAGCAAGATTTAGACCAATACATGATTGTACATGAAAACAAAGAAAGCATGAAGGAACTGAAAGATGATTAA
- the sigF gene encoding RNA polymerase sporulation sigma factor SigF — translation MDVELKKDKGKPSILKDHEVKDLIQKSQQGNQEARELLVQKNMRLVWSVVQRFLNRGYEPDDLFQIGCIGLLKSVDKFDLTYDVKFSTYAVPMIIGEIQRFIRDDGTVKVSRSLKEMGNRVRKAKDELTKRLGRAPTINELAAQLDLSPEEIIMAQEASKMPTSIHETVYENDGDPITLLDQIADQNDEQWFDKMALKEAIRELDERERLIVYLRYYKDQTQSEVAERLGISQVQVSRLEKKILIQMRTHMNQS, via the coding sequence ATGGACGTGGAATTGAAAAAGGATAAAGGTAAACCATCCATCTTAAAAGATCATGAAGTGAAAGATTTGATCCAAAAGAGCCAGCAAGGCAATCAAGAGGCAAGAGAGCTCCTTGTCCAAAAAAATATGCGGCTAGTCTGGTCTGTTGTACAGCGTTTTTTAAACAGGGGATATGAACCGGATGATTTGTTTCAAATTGGCTGTATCGGATTATTAAAATCTGTAGATAAATTTGATTTGACATACGATGTGAAGTTTTCGACTTATGCGGTCCCCATGATCATCGGGGAAATACAAAGGTTTATAAGAGATGACGGTACAGTAAAAGTGAGCCGTTCCTTGAAAGAAATGGGAAACAGAGTACGCAAAGCAAAGGATGAATTAACGAAACGTTTGGGGCGGGCTCCTACAATCAACGAATTGGCAGCGCAATTAGATCTTTCGCCGGAAGAAATCATTATGGCGCAAGAAGCTAGCAAAATGCCTACCTCTATTCATGAAACAGTGTATGAAAATGACGGTGATCCTATTACCTTGCTGGATCAAATCGCCGATCAAAATGATGAGCAATGGTTTGATAAAATGGCGCTAAAAGAGGCGATCCGTGAATTGGATGAACGGGAAAGGCTGATTGTCTATTTGCGCTATTATAAAGATCAGACGCAATCTGAAGTGGCTGAAAGGCTGGGAATATCTCAAGTGCAAGTGTCAAGGCTTGAGAAAAAGATTTTAATTCAAATGAGAACGCACATGAATCAATCATAA